The nucleotide sequence CAGGAGACGCGCGTGATGCCGTTGCCGTAGGGCGCCTGGGTGGCGTACTGCGACGGCGCCCACGGTCCCACCACCTGATAGGGGTTGGCGGCGTACTGGAGCAGCTTCATGTTCATGGGCAGCAGCAGGTCGAAAGTGGGCTGGATCCAGGTGTCGTCCGGCCCGAAACCGCCCTGCGCGCTGCTGTTCATCTCCGGCGTGAACGCGAAGATCTTGTTCTTGCTGATCTGCTGGCCGTAGCCCCAGTCGTCGGAGCCGCCGTTGGTGATGTAGATGGCGCCGCTGGCCGGGTTGCCCGCCAGGTAGCCGTTCTCGGCCACCAGCGAGTCGCCCAGCGCCTGGTACACGGCGTGGTCGGGCGTGTTGCCGTAGATGTATCCCCACGGGTAGAGCAGCAGTTCGCCGTAGGTGTGATAGGAGAACCACGTCACGAACTGGTGCGCGCTCACAAAGGTACGCACGGCCTGGGTCTCGGGCTCGGAAAAGGGCCCCGTGCCGCGGTACAGGTCGCTGCCGGTCGACGGCGACGAACCGATGTTGTCGTAGCCCCACTGGTAGGCGTAGTTGCGGTTCAAGTCCACGCCGTAGGTGAAGTTGCCGTTGTCGCGCCGGTTCTTGCGCCACCAGGTGCCGGGGCTGGTGGCGTGGTTCAGCTGCACGTAGACGTGCCCGTCGGGGTTCACCATGGGGATGAACCAGATCTCGCGGTTATCGATGTAGTCGGTGACTTCCGCATCGACGCCGTAGTTCGCGAGCAGGTACTGCGCGAAGCGCAGCGGAATGTCCACGCTCATGAGCTCGCGCGCGTGGTGGTTGCCCATGTAGAGCACCTCGGGTTCGCTCTCGTCCACCGTCACGTTGTCGGAGACCTTGAGCGCGTAGATGCTGCGCCCCTCGATGCTGGTGCCGATGACGGAGCGCTGCGCGATCGCGGGATAGGCCGTCACCAGCGCCGTCAGCGCGGTGTCGAGCTCGGCGTAGGTGTGGTACGCGCCCAGGTTGGCGTCCAGCACCGCCGCGCCCTCGGGCGCGAATGGTTCGGGCGATTCCGAGACCGGGTAGGGGCGCGCGCGCAGCCACGCGAGCTGGGCGTCGTCGGCCAGCAGATCCACGCCGTACTTGGTGAAGGCCAGGATCTCGATGTCCTGCGCCATGATCTGCTCGATCTGGCGCGGGCTCTTGAAGGGCACGGTGACGACGGTGTCCGCCCGCGACCCCGCGGCGGAGAACGCCACGGCGCCGAGGACCAGGAGTGCGGCGATGCGCTGGGTAGGCTTTCTGGGATTCATGCGCTTCCTTCGGGACAGGGGAACGGCGACGGGGCAACCAGGCTAAATTCTACCGCGATTCACGCTTGCGTCGCAAGCCGGCGCGCCGCCCCGGGGTTGGTCCGCCCGGCAACGGCAAAGAAAACCCGGCGGCTGGGGGGGTATTGGGAGTGGTGCCAGCGCCACCTGTTGACTACACTGGTTCTGATGGCGCCGGTCGACAACCTACTGAAGAAGCAACTCGCGCAAATCAAGGCCCGCGCACTCATGCTCGCGGGCCGCGCATCGTCCGACGACGGCGACTCGGGGGC is from Candidatus Krumholzibacteriia bacterium and encodes:
- a CDS encoding M14 family zinc carboxypeptidase, which translates into the protein MNPRKPTQRIAALLVLGAVAFSAAGSRADTVVTVPFKSPRQIEQIMAQDIEILAFTKYGVDLLADDAQLAWLRARPYPVSESPEPFAPEGAAVLDANLGAYHTYAELDTALTALVTAYPAIAQRSVIGTSIEGRSIYALKVSDNVTVDESEPEVLYMGNHHARELMSVDIPLRFAQYLLANYGVDAEVTDYIDNREIWFIPMVNPDGHVYVQLNHATSPGTWWRKNRRDNGNFTYGVDLNRNYAYQWGYDNIGSSPSTGSDLYRGTGPFSEPETQAVRTFVSAHQFVTWFSYHTYGELLLYPWGYIYGNTPDHAVYQALGDSLVAENGYLAGNPASGAIYITNGGSDDWGYGQQISKNKIFAFTPEMNSSAQGGFGPDDTWIQPTFDLLLPMNMKLLQYAANPYQVVGPWAPSQYATQAPYGNGITRVSWTAPQAGDPNPTTHYQIEACRDPSFYTDTASPVAADWLLNGFSYTPSGLAGGGYFSGNADNIAYTMQLKRPLVVDADSDTLVFDITYNIETDYDYGYVDVSTDGGASWTPIQGNITTTFNPYGNNRGHGFTGASGGWVSAVFPLTAYTGQEIALRLAYFTDQFYTEVGYTVDNIYPVVTCADESIITTADADTTYDHVPSMEGLWRYRVRAVDAEDQASAWSGLRDRDVATVTAAGGTRAYRTDLGANYPNPFNPATQIPYVVGGAAGATGTRVELTIYSVSGARVATLVQGTRQPGTYVARWNGTNARGEPVPTGIYFARLSVAGTTAQTRKLVLLK